From the Elusimicrobiota bacterium genome, one window contains:
- a CDS encoding HAMP domain-containing sensor histidine kinase, which translates to MSAEEVARIEEQAFQRMAPVISHEIRNPLAVIGNSAYFIKAKLTATGGVDPKIEKHIGIIESEVKRANETLGEILAFTRMRQPALVTQSLNALVEGVVKTLALGAVKAAFEKAPGDPQVSVDADLIAKCVAHLLRNAAEAVEKGAVRVRVEAEGKLCAVEVADSGPGLAAEAEEKLFTPFSTTKPRGIGLGLAFVRKAVERHNGKVSLKGKPGKGVTARIELPLA; encoded by the coding sequence ATGTCTGCCGAAGAAGTCGCGCGCATAGAGGAACAGGCCTTCCAGCGGATGGCTCCCGTCATCAGCCATGAGATCCGCAATCCCCTCGCGGTCATCGGCAACTCGGCCTACTTCATCAAGGCGAAGCTCACGGCGACCGGCGGCGTGGACCCGAAGATCGAGAAGCACATCGGCATCATCGAGTCCGAGGTCAAGCGGGCCAACGAGACCCTCGGCGAGATCCTCGCCTTCACCCGCATGCGCCAGCCGGCGCTCGTGACCCAGTCGCTCAACGCGCTCGTCGAGGGCGTCGTGAAGACCCTGGCGCTGGGCGCCGTGAAGGCCGCCTTCGAGAAGGCCCCCGGCGACCCGCAGGTCAGCGTGGACGCCGACCTCATCGCGAAGTGCGTCGCGCACCTGCTGCGAAACGCGGCCGAGGCCGTGGAGAAGGGCGCGGTGCGCGTGCGCGTCGAGGCCGAGGGGAAGCTCTGCGCCGTCGAGGTCGCCGACTCCGGCCCGGGCCTCGCCGCGGAAGCGGAAGAGAAACTCTTCACCCCCTTCTCGACGACCAAGCCGCGCGGCATCGGGCTCGGTCTGGCCTTCGTGCGCAAGGCGGTCGAGCGCCACAACGGGAAAGTCTCGCTGAAAGGGAAGCCCGGCAAAGGCGTCACCGCCCGCATCGAACTCCCC
- a CDS encoding HAD family phosphatase has protein sequence MKGITSSQGSGKRRANGAAVRAVFFDIGNVLLHFDARQVQKRFVAAVGLRPKSVRELLWAGRLVDGVERGRITSARLYRVFREELSYRGTFEEFRRLWCDMFTLDRGAQRLLARLARRGVPVYLLSNTNRLHYDHILERYDFPRLVRGAVLSYRLGLRKPEVGIYRAAVRRARVRPEEALFIDDLPKNVAGARRVGLRACRYRGARDLERRLRVLGLL, from the coding sequence ATGAAGGGTATCACTTCGAGTCAAGGGAGCGGCAAGCGTCGCGCGAACGGCGCCGCCGTTCGCGCGGTCTTCTTCGACATCGGGAACGTCCTGCTCCACTTCGACGCCCGCCAGGTGCAGAAGCGCTTCGTCGCGGCGGTCGGCCTGCGGCCGAAGAGCGTGCGCGAACTCCTCTGGGCCGGCCGGCTCGTCGATGGGGTCGAGCGCGGCCGCATCACGAGCGCGCGGCTTTACCGGGTCTTCCGGGAGGAGCTGAGCTACCGCGGCACCTTCGAGGAGTTCCGGCGCCTGTGGTGCGACATGTTCACCCTCGATCGGGGAGCTCAGCGCCTGCTCGCGCGGCTCGCCCGCCGCGGAGTCCCCGTCTACCTGCTCTCGAACACCAACCGGCTCCACTACGACCACATCCTCGAGCGCTACGACTTCCCGCGCCTCGTCCGGGGAGCCGTGCTCTCCTACCGGCTCGGCCTGCGCAAGCCGGAAGTGGGCATCTACCGGGCCGCGGTCCGCCGCGCGCGCGTGCGTCCCGAGGAAGCGCTCTTCATCGACGACCTTCCCAAGAACGTCGCCGGCGCGCGCCGCGTCGGCCTGCGCGCGTGCCGCTACCGCGGGGCCCGTGACCTTGAGCGGCGTTTGAGAGTGCTCGGACTCCTCTAA
- a CDS encoding peptidoglycan recognition protein gives MKNSRLLFLIFAALLATGCDPSEDGADTKSSSSSQPSSQSGSAAATTPQELPESAQRLTELALGPAVPADGETAAQWGQASFDGNGRTLGSLDSSNLFASVVYAGDPSTARHQALALSAPRRIRVSGDAVPSPSVPSDGGTASRKPHPVLSAFEAAQKTAYETVFPILSRLDWGARAARPTNEDITPYRITVHHTDGQTPTERGESAEQMRNMQSFHQRTRGWADIGYHFVIDGSGRILEGRPVGVLGAHSENANDGNIGIALMGNFEKERPTPQQVESLERLGSFLAARYNIDPSKRFDGHRHYGQTDCPGRYVVELLARMREEIADRKLALLEGSRDTRTAGFEPLLVTHKA, from the coding sequence ATGAAGAACTCTCGACTCCTTTTCCTCATCTTCGCAGCCCTCCTGGCGACCGGCTGCGACCCGAGCGAGGACGGCGCGGACACGAAGTCCTCCTCTTCGAGCCAACCCTCTTCACAATCCGGTTCGGCCGCCGCGACGACCCCTCAGGAGCTCCCCGAAAGCGCCCAGCGCCTCACCGAGTTGGCGCTTGGACCGGCCGTTCCCGCGGACGGGGAGACCGCGGCCCAATGGGGCCAGGCCAGCTTCGACGGCAACGGCCGCACGCTGGGCTCCCTGGACAGCAGCAATCTCTTCGCCTCCGTGGTCTACGCCGGAGATCCTTCGACCGCGCGCCATCAGGCCCTGGCGTTGAGCGCTCCGCGCAGGATCAGGGTCTCCGGCGACGCGGTCCCATCCCCCTCCGTTCCCTCCGACGGCGGAACCGCCAGCCGCAAGCCGCATCCCGTCCTCTCCGCCTTCGAAGCCGCCCAGAAGACCGCCTATGAGACCGTTTTCCCCATCCTGAGCCGGCTCGACTGGGGCGCTCGCGCCGCGCGCCCGACCAACGAGGACATCACGCCCTACCGCATCACCGTCCACCATACCGACGGGCAGACGCCCACCGAACGCGGGGAGAGCGCCGAGCAGATGCGCAACATGCAGAGCTTCCATCAGCGCACGCGCGGGTGGGCCGACATCGGCTACCATTTCGTCATCGACGGTTCCGGCCGCATCCTCGAGGGACGCCCCGTCGGCGTCCTGGGCGCCCACTCCGAGAACGCCAACGACGGGAACATCGGCATCGCGCTGATGGGGAACTTCGAGAAGGAACGGCCCACCCCGCAGCAGGTCGAGAGCCTCGAGCGCCTGGGCTCCTTCCTCGCGGCCCGCTACAACATCGACCCGTCCAAGCGCTTCGACGGACACCGCCACTACGGCCAGACCGACTGCCCCGGCCGCTACGTCGTGGAACTCCTTGCCCGCATGCGCGAGGAGATCGCCGACCGCAAGCTCGCCCTGCTCGAAGGCTCCCGCGACACGCGGACCGCGGGCTTTGAGCCCCTATTGGTGACACACAAGGCGTAG
- a CDS encoding PorV/PorQ family protein encodes MRAVDRLTPFALVLLLAAPAAAEPGLTGAAFLQRPLGARSSAMGSAYSAVQGHLDSAQYNPAGLAALKERTVTSTYLDALGGTSFGYIGYGHPSKLGTFAAGVLYFNAGAIDLNLSDGTRGRVTAEEDYAFTFSYARKLAAGLSAGATYRHLRLALAETARTSSSQGDFGLLWDSPLRGLSLGAAYQYVGPDIKFEEAGDPPPKTLRYGAAWKLANLPVEKFDPGVEVQHFDLTLAADVVETLHEKRSPRAGLELGIEPAFLDRAAIRFGWIFERDVDSFTFGLGIREGRFLLDYAFGNARGFNGLQQLSLSFKF; translated from the coding sequence ATGAGGGCCGTAGACCGGCTTACTCCGTTCGCGCTCGTCCTCCTGCTCGCGGCCCCCGCCGCCGCCGAGCCGGGACTCACCGGCGCCGCTTTCCTCCAACGCCCGCTCGGTGCGCGCTCCTCGGCCATGGGCAGCGCCTACAGCGCGGTCCAGGGGCACCTCGACTCCGCCCAATACAACCCCGCGGGCCTCGCAGCGCTCAAGGAGCGCACCGTCACCAGCACCTACCTCGACGCCCTCGGCGGAACGTCGTTCGGCTACATCGGCTACGGCCACCCCTCGAAGCTCGGGACGTTCGCCGCCGGCGTCCTCTACTTCAACGCCGGCGCGATCGACCTGAACCTCTCCGACGGTACGCGGGGACGCGTCACGGCCGAGGAAGACTACGCCTTCACGTTCAGCTACGCCCGCAAGCTCGCGGCCGGCCTTTCCGCCGGCGCGACCTACCGCCACCTTCGCCTCGCTCTGGCGGAGACCGCTCGCACGAGCTCGTCCCAGGGGGATTTCGGACTGCTTTGGGACTCCCCTCTGCGCGGCCTGTCGTTGGGCGCCGCCTACCAGTACGTCGGCCCGGACATCAAGTTCGAGGAAGCGGGGGACCCCCCGCCGAAGACCCTGCGCTACGGAGCGGCCTGGAAGCTCGCCAACCTGCCGGTGGAGAAGTTCGATCCAGGCGTCGAGGTCCAGCACTTCGACCTCACCCTCGCGGCGGACGTCGTCGAGACCCTTCACGAGAAGCGCTCTCCGCGCGCCGGCCTGGAACTGGGGATCGAACCCGCGTTCCTCGACCGCGCGGCCATCCGCTTCGGCTGGATCTTCGAGCGCGACGTCGATTCTTTCACCTTCGGCCTGGGCATCCGAGAAGGCCGCTTCCTCCTCGACTACGCCTTCGGCAACGCCCGCGGCTTCAACGGCCTCCAGCAGCTTTCGCTCTCCTTCAAGTTCTAA